A window of Cryptomeria japonica chromosome 3, Sugi_1.0, whole genome shotgun sequence contains these coding sequences:
- the LOC131047959 gene encoding uncharacterized protein LOC131047959 yields the protein MVDWEGKIAFYFLALNGYLQSGTWPFEDLVDRKDIYDRNPLYNLLQGKTDYVTGVRNYITELEKAGICFGDLKDSTGQTTLHVATLDGKIHQVNVLLSMLRHPKTYVRRADYLGQTALHKAAGRGHLDTMKVLLHWGAQPLLERDSDGRTAMHYTVQAKSGICIDDTDMTKELLARGGQITDIEDQRWIKELGPAEEANVRKVWEEIQTIAEQGNDQPTVVDNLGRDDFARSLAALLLNPYLEPPIAIGISDTWGKGKSSMMIQMEINLLKTAAQSSLLPTSKLPHSSSFLGAQILELSANGKKIYKEVERWVDFMKNDSKFDTNYF from the exons atggTTGATTGGGAGGGTAAGATAGCTTTCTACTTTCTGGCTTTGAATGGGTATTTACAGTCTGGAACTTGGCCGTTCGAAGATCTGGTAGATAGAAAAGATATATATGATCGAAACCCTCTTTATAATCTACTTCAAGGAAAGACCGATTATGTTACTGGCGTCCGTAACTACATAACAGAGCTGGAGAAAGCAGGCATTTGTTTTGGCGATTTGAAAGATTCCACAGGGCAAACAACTTTGCACGTGGCTACTTTAGACGGCAAAATACATCAAGTAAATGTTCTCCTTTCTATGTTGCGACATCCAAAAACATATGTGAGGAGAGCTGATTACCTGGGGCAAACCGCGCTTCACAAAGCTGCAGGACGAGGACACTTGGACACCATGAAAGTTCTCCTTCACTGGGGAGCCCAGCCGCTTCTTGAACGAGATAGTGATGGGAGAACGGCTATGCATTACACGGTCCAAGCAAAATCTGGAA TTTGTATTGACGATACTGATATGACAAAAGAGCTGCTTGCGAGAGGTGGCCAAATTACTGACATCGAAGATCAAAGATGGATAAAAGAGTTAGGACCAGCAGAGGAAGCCAATGTTCGGAAAG TTTGGGAAGAAATTCAAACAATTGCAGAGCAGGGAAATGATCAGCCGACAGTAGTAGACAATCTCG GAAGAGATGATTTTGCACGCAGCCTTGCCGCGTTATTGTTGAACCCTTATTTAGAACCACCTATTGCTATTGGTATATCTGATACCTGGGGCAAGGGAAAATCTAGTATGATGATACAG ATGGAGATTAATTTACTCAAGACAGCGGCTCAATCATCGTTATTGCCAACTTCAAAATTGCCTCACAGTTCCAGCTTTCTTGGAGCTCAAATCCTGGAACTATCAGCAAATGGCAAAAAGATATACAAAGAGGTTGAGAGATGGGTTGATTTCATGAAAAATGACTCAAAATTTGATACAAACTATTTTTAA